The Sphingopyxis sp. TUF1 genome segment CGCAGGATCAATGCCGAAGCGCTCGATTGCGAGCTGATAGATCGCGGGGTCGGGCTTCATCAGTTTCTCGGTCCCCGACACAATGATGCCCCGGAAGCGGTCGAACACCGGCTGCGTCGGGCGGAAGCCTTCCCAGAATTCGTGGCCGAAGTTGGTGATCGCGAACAGCGGCACGCCCGCGGCATCGAGCCGCTCGACCAGTTCGAGGCTGCCGGGCATCGGCCCCGGAATCGTCTCGTTAAAGCGCGCGGCATAGGCGTCGATCAGTGGTGCATGACCGGGAAATTCAGCCTTCAGTTCGGGCAGCATATCGGCAAGCGGACGGCCCGCGTCGTGCTGGAAATGCCATTCGGGCGTGACGACATGGGTCACGAACCATTCGAGTTCCTGCTCGTCGGCGATCAGCTTGGCAAACAGGTGGCGCAAATCCCAGTCGAACAGGACACGGCCGACGTCGAAGATCACACTTTGGCGAATCATAGGCTCCCCGACACGCGAAAGCGCCGCCGGAAGCATCCGACGGCGTCACGCTAACTCGCAAATGCACGCAGGGCGAAACGCCCCGGCAGGGCAATCAGCCCTGGCGCGCCTTGAAGCGGCGGTTGGTCTTGTTGATCACATAGGTGCGGCCACGGCGGCGGATAACGCGGTTATCACGGTGGCGGTCCTTCAGCGACTTCAGGCTGTTGCGAATCTTCATGGTTCTTGTCCGTAAATCTTGGCGTATTGACGCGAAGCGGCGCAACTATGGGGAAGCGGGCAAAAAGTCAACCGGCTCCCACCCTTATTTCATCATTCCGGACTTGATCCGGAATCCATTGTCGCGCCGAAGTCCTGGACCCCGGATCAAGTGCGGGGTGACAACGGTTTCAACCCGCGAGCGCCTTCTGCCGCCGCCGTTGCACCGAAGACCCAAACCCCATCGCCTCGCGATATTTCACCACCGTGCGCCGCGCAATGTCATGGCCCTCGGCCGACAGCTTCTGCGCGATCGTCTCGTCGGACAGGATCGCGCGCGCGTCCTCGCCCTCGATCATCGCCTTGATCCGGCTCTTCACCGCCTCCGCCGATACGGCGCCGTCGCCCTCGGTCGCCGAAATGCCCGACGAGAAGAAATATTTGAGCTCGAACAGGCCGCGCGGGCACGACAGATATTTGTTGCTGGTGACGCGGCTGACGGTCGATTCGTGCATCCCGATCTCCTCGGCGACCTGTCGCAGGGTCAGCGGGCGCATATGTGCGACGCCGTGCAGGAAAAACCCCTCCTGCTGCTTCACGATCGCGCTCGCGACCTTGACGATCGTGCGCTGCCGCTGGTCGAGCGCGCGCACCAGCCAATTCGCACCTGCGAGCTGTTCGGACAGCCACGCCTTGCTCTTTGCCGCTGCCCCCGCGGCGAGTTCATTATAATAGCGGCGATTGACGAGCAGCCGCGGCAGGGTCGCGCTGTTCACCTCGACCGCCCAGCCCGCCGCCGTGCGCCGGATATACAGGTCGGGGACAACCGCCTGCGCGGGCGATCCGCCGAATTTCAGGCCGGGCCTCGGATCATAGCCGCGCAGTTCGCGGATCATATCGGCCAGATCCTCGTCGTCGACGCCGCAGATGCGCTTCAGTTGCGGGAAGGCGCCTTTCGCCACCAGCTCCAGATGCGCGATCATCGTCGCCATTGCGGGGTCGTAACGGTCGGCCTCGCGCGCCTGGATCGCGATGCATTCGGCGAGGTCGCGCGCGCCGACACCCGCGGGGTCGAAGCCCTGAACCACCCCCAGCACCGCCTCGACCATCGCCAGCGGCACGCCCAGCTGCGCGGCGAGCTCGCCAAGGTCGGCGCGAAGATAGCCCGTCTCGTCGATCAATGCGACAAGCTGCGCCGCCACGATCGCCTCGATCCCGTCCAGCCGCTCGCCGACCTGCGCGAGCAGATGGTCGTGAAGCGTACCCTCGGCCTCCGCAAAACTGTCGAAATCGACATCCTCGCCCGCGCCCGACAGGCCGACGCTGTCGCTCGCGCTGTCGTGGTGGAAACGCTCCTCGGCGAAATCGACGTCGAGGTCGTCGGCCGTCCCCGCGTCGGACGCGAGCGCATGATCGGTATCGGCGGGCGTTTCGGTCACCGGCGGCGCATCGCCGTCGGGCTCGTCGCCCCCGCCCTCGCTGTCGGGCGCGCCCGTGTCGAGCAGCGGATTGCCCTCCAGCGCCTCGGCCAGATAGGCTTCGAGTTCGAGGTTGGACAGCGCCAGCAGTTTGATCGCCTGCTGCAGCTGCGGCGTCATCACCAGCGATTGCGACTGGCGGAGATCGAGGCGCGGCCCCAACGCCATTGAGTATCAGCGGCCCATTACCCCGTTCGTGTCGAGCCCCTCGACTGCCTTGGCAGTCGCTCGGGATAAACTTCCGGCTTTGCCGGAAGTCGAGACACGTGAAGGCACGCACGATCTCGGCGTGTCTCGACTTCGCTCGACACGAACGGAAATGAAAAGCAGCTCATTCAACACCGACACGGCTCTAGCCGTCACAGCGAGAATCCCTCACCCAGATACAGTCGGCGCACTTCGGGATCGGCGACGAGTTCGGCGGGCGATCCCGCGAGCAGCACCTTGCCGTCATAGATGATGCATGCGCGATCGACGAGGTCGAGCGTCTCGCGCACATTATGATCGGTTATGAGCACGCCGATGCCGCGCGTCTTGAGGTCGGCGACAAGGTCGCGAATATCGCTGATCGACAAGGGGTCGATACCTGCGAAAGGTTCGTCGAGCAGGATGATCGACGGATTGGCGGCGAGTGCACGCGCGATTTCGGCGCGGCGCCGTTCGCCGCCCGACAGCGCCATCGCCGCGGCATCGCGCAGCCGTGTCAGACCGAATTCGTCGAGCAATTCCTCAAGCCGCCGTTCGCGCGCGACCTTGTCGGGCTCGGCAAGTTCGAGCACTGCCTCGATATTCTGCGCCACCGTCATGCCGCGAAAGATCGAGGTTTCCTGCGGCAGATAGCCCAGGCCCAGGATCGCGCGGCGATACATGGGCAGCGCGGTGATGTCAGCGCCGTCGAGCATGATGCGCCCCGCGTCGGGCTTCACCAGTCCCATGATCGAATAGAAGCAGGTCGTCTTGCCCGCACCATTGGGGCCGAGCAGCCCGACGACCTCGCCCTTGCCGACCGACAGCGACACGTCGGACAGCACGACGCGCTTGTCATAGCTTTTGGCGATCGAAATGACCGCGAGGCCATTGCCCGCCGCGGCATCGTCGCGCGCGTGCGCACGATGCTCGGTGACGCCATGATCGTCGTCGGCGGCCCGCGCGATTGTCGATTCCTCGTCGGTCATAATGCGGTCGGTTCCCGTCTGGCTTCGTGCCGCGTTACCCCAGCGACGCCGCCAAGGTCAATCTGGCAAGCTTATTGCATCTACTCTCACCCCTCCCCTTCAGGGGAGGGGCAGCGAGACTCGGTCCGGCGCTAGCCGGGCCTTCGTCGAGTGGGGTGGGGGCCATCGGCCTTGCCCTATGCCGATGGCCCCCACCCGCTGCAACTAGGCGGCAAGCTGCCAAGTTTCGCTGACCTCCCCTGAAGGGGAGGGCGTCATCTCGCTAATGCCCCACGCTTTCCCCGCGCACGACGCCGGATAGTGCAAGTTGCTCATCGATCGCCGCAAGCAGGCGCGCCAGCGCCGCCTCGTCGGTCGCCTCGGCGCGCGCGACGAGAACGTCCTGCGTGTTCGATGCGCGGAGCAGCCACCAGCCGTCGTCGGTCATCACGCGCGCGCCGTCGGTGCGGTCGACGCGCGCGCCTGCCGCCGTCAGTCGATCGAGAACTTCATCCACAATGGCGAATTTGCGCACCTCGTCGACCTGGAAGCGCATTTCGGGCGTGTTGACCATCGGCGCCATGCCGCCGCGCAGTTCGGTGACGCTTTTGCCGAGCTTCGTCGCTGCCTCGATCAACCGCACTGCGGCATAGGGCGCATCGTCATAGCCATAATAGCGGTCGGCGAAGAAGATATGGCCGCTCATCTCGCCTGCCAGCGGGCTGCCGGTTTCCTTCATCTTCGCCTTGATCAGGCTGTGGCCGGTTTTCCACATCAAGGGCGTGCCGCCCAGTTCGGCGACCCGGTCGAACAACGCCTGGCTGGCCTTCACATCGGCAATCACCGTCGCACCCGGCATGTCTTTCAGCACCGCGGCGGCATAGATTTGCAGCAGCTGATCGCCCCAGATCACGCGGCCCCGACCGTCGATCGCGCCGATACGATCGCCGTCCCCATCGAAAGCGACACCGAAATCGAGACTCTTTTCGGCGACGAGCTTTTTCAGATCGGCGAGGTTCTTCTCTTCGGTCGGATCGGGATGGTGGTTCGGGAAATGCCCGTCAATATCGGTGAAAAGCAAATGATGCTCGCCCGGAAGACGCGCGGTCAGCTTTTCGATGACGGTGCCCGCAGCGCCGTTGCCCGCGTCCCAGCCGATTCGGAAGGCACCGCCGGCAAAGCCCTCGACCAGCCGATCGACATAGGCGTCGACGATGTCGATGCTCTCCGCCGTGCCTTCGCCCGTCTCCCAGTCGCCCGCGGCGGCCAGTTCGCCGATCCGCTGAATGTCGGCGCCGAAGAAGGGGCGCCCCTGAAACACCATCTTGAAGCCATTATAGTCGGGGGGATTATGGCTGCCGGTTATCTGTATACCGCCGTCAACCTCTTCGGTTGATGCGGCATAATAGAGCATCGGCGTCGGTCCCAGTCCGACATTCAGCGCATCGACCCCCGCGGCATTGATTCCCTCGATCAGAGCCTCGGTGAGCATCGGCGACGACAGCCGTCCGTCATAACCCACGGCGACGCGGCGGCCGCCCGCGCGGCGGATCAGCGTCGCAAAGCTGCGGCCGATGGCATAGGCATCCTTGTCGGACAGCGTGTCGCCGACGACGCCGCGAATATCATATTCGCGGAGCATCGTCGGATGGAAATCATGGGTCATCGTCGATCCTCTTTGGAAGAGAGCAGAAGGTCAGGCGGCGGCGAACAAATCGCCATCGGGATGCAGCCGCTCGCGCGCGGGCAGGTTAAGGCCGCCCATCGCTTCGCGCAGCTCCTGCCGCGCGACGACATGGCCGATCCCCATGCCGCCAAGATGCGCCTTGTCGAGCAGGGTGAGCCCGGCCGGGAAAAGCTCGCGATAGATGACGCGTTCGCCAAGCCCCGGGATGACGCGAAAGCCGACTCGGCGCGACAATTGGCTCAGCGCTTCGCCGACACGGCGCATATTGTGCGCATCGACGTGCTGGAGCCGGTTGCGCAGGATGATCCAGTCGATCGTCCGCCCATCGCTCTTGGCGCGCGCCTTGCGCGTGTCCCAGATAAGTTCGGAATAGAAGCTGGGGCGCGTTACCTGAAATGTCTCGGGATCGACCTGACCGATCAGGTCGAAATCGATGAAGCTGTCGTTGATCGGCGTGATCAGCGTATCGGCGCTGGTCGCGAGGTGGCGCGCGAACAGATCGTCGCGGCCCGGCGTATCGGCGATCAGATAATCGGCGTCGCGGCTCAGCTGCGCGACCTGTTCATCAAGTTCTTCGATCGTCGAACCCGTGAATACCTCAAAGCGCGGAGTTGGCAGCACGATGTCGCGCCGCCGCGCGGTCTGTTCGCGATTTTCCAGATAGCGGTGAAAGGTGCGCTGCCGTGGGTCGAGGTCGATCCCCGCGACGCGCCAGCCCTGGCTTGCCAGTGCGACCGCAAAATGCACGGCGCAGGTCGATTTGCCCGTCCCGC includes the following:
- the pgmG gene encoding phosphoglucomutase/phosphomannomutase PgmG, which produces MTHDFHPTMLREYDIRGVVGDTLSDKDAYAIGRSFATLIRRAGGRRVAVGYDGRLSSPMLTEALIEGINAAGVDALNVGLGPTPMLYYAASTEEVDGGIQITGSHNPPDYNGFKMVFQGRPFFGADIQRIGELAAAGDWETGEGTAESIDIVDAYVDRLVEGFAGGAFRIGWDAGNGAAGTVIEKLTARLPGEHHLLFTDIDGHFPNHHPDPTEEKNLADLKKLVAEKSLDFGVAFDGDGDRIGAIDGRGRVIWGDQLLQIYAAAVLKDMPGATVIADVKASQALFDRVAELGGTPLMWKTGHSLIKAKMKETGSPLAGEMSGHIFFADRYYGYDDAPYAAVRLIEAATKLGKSVTELRGGMAPMVNTPEMRFQVDEVRKFAIVDEVLDRLTAAGARVDRTDGARVMTDDGWWLLRASNTQDVLVARAEATDEAALARLLAAIDEQLALSGVVRGESVGH
- the rpoN gene encoding RNA polymerase factor sigma-54 produces the protein MALGPRLDLRQSQSLVMTPQLQQAIKLLALSNLELEAYLAEALEGNPLLDTGAPDSEGGGDEPDGDAPPVTETPADTDHALASDAGTADDLDVDFAEERFHHDSASDSVGLSGAGEDVDFDSFAEAEGTLHDHLLAQVGERLDGIEAIVAAQLVALIDETGYLRADLGELAAQLGVPLAMVEAVLGVVQGFDPAGVGARDLAECIAIQAREADRYDPAMATMIAHLELVAKGAFPQLKRICGVDDEDLADMIRELRGYDPRPGLKFGGSPAQAVVPDLYIRRTAAGWAVEVNSATLPRLLVNRRYYNELAAGAAAKSKAWLSEQLAGANWLVRALDQRQRTIVKVASAIVKQQEGFFLHGVAHMRPLTLRQVAEEIGMHESTVSRVTSNKYLSCPRGLFELKYFFSSGISATEGDGAVSAEAVKSRIKAMIEGEDARAILSDETIAQKLSAEGHDIARRTVVKYREAMGFGSSVQRRRQKALAG
- a CDS encoding division plane positioning ATPase MipZ, which encodes MTTPAPHRIIFANEKGGTGKSTCAVHFAVALASQGWRVAGIDLDPRQRTFHRYLENREQTARRRDIVLPTPRFEVFTGSTIEELDEQVAQLSRDADYLIADTPGRDDLFARHLATSADTLITPINDSFIDFDLIGQVDPETFQVTRPSFYSELIWDTRKARAKSDGRTIDWIILRNRLQHVDAHNMRRVGEALSQLSRRVGFRVIPGLGERVIYRELFPAGLTLLDKAHLGGMGIGHVVARQELREAMGGLNLPARERLHPDGDLFAAA
- the lptB gene encoding LPS export ABC transporter ATP-binding protein; translated protein: MTDEESTIARAADDDHGVTEHRAHARDDAAAGNGLAVISIAKSYDKRVVLSDVSLSVGKGEVVGLLGPNGAGKTTCFYSIMGLVKPDAGRIMLDGADITALPMYRRAILGLGYLPQETSIFRGMTVAQNIEAVLELAEPDKVARERRLEELLDEFGLTRLRDAAAMALSGGERRRAEIARALAANPSIILLDEPFAGIDPLSISDIRDLVADLKTRGIGVLITDHNVRETLDLVDRACIIYDGKVLLAGSPAELVADPEVRRLYLGEGFSL
- a CDS encoding HAD family hydrolase — encoded protein: MIRQSVIFDVGRVLFDWDLRHLFAKLIADEQELEWFVTHVVTPEWHFQHDAGRPLADMLPELKAEFPGHAPLIDAYAARFNETIPGPMPGSLELVERLDAAGVPLFAITNFGHEFWEGFRPTQPVFDRFRGIIVSGTEKLMKPDPAIYQLAIERFGIDPAGALFIDDVAANVAGAESAGIAAHRFVDAVELERELVARGYLT
- the ykgO gene encoding type B 50S ribosomal protein L36; translation: MKIRNSLKSLKDRHRDNRVIRRRGRTYVINKTNRRFKARQG